The DNA region ACACAACAGGTGTAAAATCAGCAGTCATATGTTAGTAACGTGTCCATGCCAACCTTATTTCACTGCATTAACTTCACTAAGTTAGAAACTATATGACATACTTCAACCCGGGTGGCACTTTGGAGCAGAGTGGCTATATTTGAAGACAATCTGGGGTATTTTTTTAGAGGTCAAAGAAATGCTGCATTGCAGGAGGGCACTGACGCTGCATGAGCTCAGCACTACCAGGAGGCAGCTGTACTGTAGGGATTAACTGTATCAAACCACAAAGAAGCCATCCCCGTCTCCATGTTTTCCATACCACAGAACAAAAATACCTCCTAATCTCCAAGGCCAGTTCACCTGTCTATCCCCCTCCCTCATTCACTCCCCACTTCTTCCACTCCTTGGTCCAACAATGCAGCCCTGAGCAGCTTGGCGTACCCCTCGGCCCTGTTGGAGGAGGAGCGGTGGGCAGGCAGCTCAGAGCGGCTGGAAGGGTCAGAGGCAGACGTGGAGGAGGACGGGAAGAACGCATTGTCCTCATCCCTCACCACATCCATCTTGTCCATCCTCCACCTTAATTTTCCCACCACTCAACCATCCGGCCACGTCACAATCCCAACCACAGACACCACCGACATTGTTCCAGATGTTTCTGAAGTCTGGGTGACAGGTAGAGGCATTCACGAGCTACTGATTTGTTTCATGTCATCTTCATTAGTTAGATTCTGAAGTAAAGTGTGTAGGAGAGTAGAGCAAAGACGCCGCTCCTGTGTGCTTTTCTTGTTTtaagcatagaaactaaagtgTTGGAAAGTGTCAGTCGCTCGTAACCATTAAGTGATTTCTCATTCTATGCCCCACAGACAAGGATTCAAGTGACAGTGCTGTGCCATCTGGATTTGAGGACAACGACGAGCAAAACCACGGTAAAGTCCCGTGGATACTCGTTTAGAGGATTCAGCAAGCATACAGATGTATTACCAGCTCGGGAATTAGAGCAAATCCATCAAATTGCAATCATGACCTTGTTTCATATTAATCTCTGTGCTGACGACAGAGGCCAACAACTGTTAGAGAAAGACTTGAGTTTGCTGTCCTCTGGTGGTCATTAAATATACaatcatatatacatatttttcctcatagagctgtttatcaatctagattgatttggtgtgagttgcagagtgttagactgtgtgtttactgctacTAAGTCACCTAGAACCACCGAGCTaattaacattacagctcagctgaagcggacgccattaatgtttatatttcaCACTGTCACAATCGGGAGCCTCTTGCCCATGAGTAggtgcacgcttccttctgcgcagtgatacactCAAGTGTAGTAGTgtttagtagaaagaaaatagttcctgcatgaaactgctcacaacaaggtctgtggattatcttgactgaccaggtcatgattcctgaaatttgaaatttattttttggcactttgagcaccacaagccgagtgccatctagtttcattatatttaagagaaggcagacatctctgcagccgatatctccaacactatCTTGATACAGCctatgtgtttttgtgattaAGAGAAAATTTGTGTATATATTCTATTGTTACCCCATAATAAAACCTTTATAATTTCTTTCCAGGGCTGAATGGCGTCCCGAGTCGAGCCCATAGTGAGAGCAGCGGAGAGTTCAGCCTGAGCCTGGAAAATGAGCCATGGTCAAATGGCAGCAGCCCTGTCCAGCAGCCTCCATCACGCCGCTGCTCCGCCTCCTCCTTCCAGCCCCCCAGTGATACCTccaccccccaacacacacagaagcagcagcagcagcagcacaaggaGAAAGCCTCGACTATGCCCGTCACCAACAGCCAGAATTCAGATATCCAGTCTACACCAAAACATAAAACTCCTGGGCTCTCCCAGGACTTCTGGCTCACAAGGGGTACAAAGAGCATCCGGAGGGTGTCAAGAGGGAAAGTGATGCGTCGCTCGTCAGATTCAGCAAGCTCAGTCAAAATTGACCCAGGGCTCAATGGGATGAATTCAAAAATGACCTCTGGCCAAGCTGAAACTACCCGAGCCTTAGCTTGTTCACCTATCACAGTGCTGTACGTTCAGGGTAAGTCATCCTCAATGTCTGGCTGTCTCAACTGCTTCTCCACCCCTCTGGGGAAAGAGGGGCGACTCAAAGAGCCCAGGTCACCCAAAAGTCTCCCCCGAGCCAGCAGCGTCATTTCCACAGCAGAGGGATCATCCCGACGCTCCAGTGTAAATAGTGACTGCAGGGTTACAGTCAAGACTGACCTGCTCTCTGCCCAGGTTACAGAGGGGAGCAACAATCAGGAGGAAGTAGCGAATCAACCTAAACCAGAGACCAATAACAGTGAGCCTGAGCCCATTCCTCCTGTCAAACCTCCCAGAGATCCAACAATTGTTGTTCCAACAGACGACCCCAAATCCCCTGTGCAGGAGTCACTCTTTGGCTCCTCATTCACGTTCAACTCTGTCTTCTCAAACACGATCTTCAGTGATTCTGTGGTCACGACCACGACCAGCCTGGATGCTCTTGACAACAACCAGACCTTCCTCTGTCTGGATCCATCTCGGGTGCAGAACTGTCCACTTGAGAGCCAGGAGGCTGCTCCTaacacaccacaaacactgCTCAATGTGGAGAATGGGCAGAGTCAAAATGCAGAACATGCAGCCGGGCTGGAGGAGAGGGACAAGCAGCTCGCAATCGCATGAAAACAGCTGTCACATCATGTCATATCatgtcattcaaataaacaggaagctgcaaaGCCACTTTTCATCACATTAACTGAAGCACACAATTTAAGTCACTGTAATTTAGTGTGATTGCATTTAATTCCTCTGACTACCTGAGTATACAGTCATATGTAAAGGTGtaaatgaaaatatgtttatttggttgtgatgttttgtctttttatattgCTTTAGTAAAAGTACTAGCTCTTATTATGCTCTTATATTAATATACCTGAGTAGTAGCTCAACAGATTGACagttttatctttctttttttgtacaaattcTGTTAAGTGAATGACATTTTGGTAGATGTTCTTCTTTTGCTTATTTAAAATTAGATTGTGACTCAAGCCTTTACTTTACCACACTGACAATCCTGTtaagtttttttgtgtttgccaAACATATTATTGATTTCTGCTGTTTCTATTTATGTCCTGCCACTCAGACAGAacttttaaattattatatGTCGACTGCTGTGTCTGTTGTTAAATTTGAGCCCAACGTTCATGTGTGAGAAGCTGTACATCTTGTAAAATAGGACGTGTACCTGAATGCTATTTTCCCTTAAATAAAAGCCCCTCTATGTAAACGGTGTAtctgtgttgtcattgttttatAACGGTGCAGGAGCGCTCGTGCCCGCCCACCGTCCTTATTGGATGTCAGATCGGTCACATGACGCAATGCGGAAGAGGACCATTTTCAGccgaaaaacaaaacattcgtGGGTGGTGTGGAGTTATTCAATCTGGTCTGACGTTACTCAGCTCTGCTGGAGTGCTTTCGTAAACTGTGCCGCATAGCTCGACAGCTTTACCCGGGGTTTGGCACGATGCTGAACGCCGCCGCCGCGGAGAGGAACAAGGAGCCCATCCTGGCGGTGCTCCGGGAGTGCGTGAACACCGGGAGACCCCTGCAGGCTTTAGAGATCTCCTCCGGTACCGGACAGCATGTCATACACTTCGCTCAGGCCCTGCGGAATATTACCTGGCAGCCCTCAGAGTATGACCGCCAGTCTCTAGTCAGGTAAACACAGGCTGTGTGAATCAGTTATTAACACTTTACATAACAGGTGTAGCTTATAACCAGCTAATAGACTCGGGTATTTACGGTACTGATTGATTCCTGCGTAGCAAACTTGAGGCAAAGCGATGGCCACTTAACTCAGGCATTACGGTAGGTCATTTACTGATGCAGGACTGTTTTGTTGGAGGGTGCTTGCATTAACAATAATGTCTATTGTTCCCATTCTCAGTATCGAAGCGTACAGAGCCCACTACCAGCCGTACAATGTGAGGCCTGCCATCCACCTGGATGCTTCTCTACCCCATCAGTACTGGGGAGGCATCCAGCCAGAGAGCCTCGATCTGGTAGTCAACATCAACATGATCCACATTTCTCCAATGGCTTGCACAGAGGTAGGGCTGCTGATCTTATAGATGCATATGTACATAGTGTTGTGAATGGTCTAATCTAACCCAAGGATCCCACCCAAAACTGGATTACCAACTGGCAAAGCAGGCAGGGCCCCTGAAGGCCCCACGTTAAATGTGTGGCAGTTGCAGTAATTACACAAAGTGCACATTAGTTTGGTACTGTATGCACCACAAAAGCACACTATAAACTGAAATGTCAAAGGCCTCATCAGCATGCTGAGGCCCTGCATCACACAGGGGCCTCTAGCTAAAATCAAGTTGTAAGGCTTTTATTATTTGGGTTGATATTGTGCTTGCTTACTCACCTCATATTTCTTGACAAATTTATAATGAATCAAAGCAACACAAACTAATTACTAATAATGGGTCCTCAGTTAATTTTTGCTGTGGGTCTCCTTGGGTGGGTTAATCCAGCCCTGATCCTACCAAATAGAGTTTAGGTAAACCCTGATGCTAGAAGATAGATGGggcttttaaaatgtattacttaaagggacagtgtatacaatttagggggatttagtagattgcaaccagccgGAATCTCACAGTTTAAACTCCTCCTGTGataattgttcaggaggtttttagtgggagccaaattattcgttgaggtctcttcctctccaaaacaaacaggcacggtgattaaaactggtagaaacactgagtaaaatacaaatcagtgtttctccaattcCCCTAttgaactacagtggccaacacaaaaacatgaatggcacAACTGCATGAGATGGGCTGCTAACCTAGCACCTACTAGTGAGTGCTCAGCTTTTGTCTCTGGTAACTTAATATACAGTcactcaggaggtttttactgggaccTGAATTAAACaaacccagtgatttaaactggtaaaaacacagaatgaagcagtttcaacttttaaaaaatcagtgttcTTCCGCTGCTCTCATGCGGAGGGGCTGCTGATTACACTGGCCGATgtcaacacacaaacaggcctatctagagccagtgtttggtttgtctgtactgtagaaacatgacagagaacatgctgatctctgtagatgaggacctgctccttatGTGACTATAAACAGGTCGTACTAAGGTAAGTAAAACACgaagattcttatttttaggtgaaaAGAAAGCATACTTATTATAATATATTAGATTTCTGCCCATATATCCCCCAGATCCCACACGCTGTACCTTTAAAGCAACATTATGTAACCTGAACAGGAACCACTGTGGCCACAAGTGGCAGTTAAAGGTTAATGGTTAATCCTAAAATATAATCTTAACAGTGGCATAAACACAGACCAggcaaaagacacaaaagataTTCAGTAATGTAAGTTACACATACTTAAGTCAGCTAACATAAGCCACTGTATGCTACTGGTCAAACCAGACCAAGTGAGGCTGTGGCAGCAaaacctttgtgtgtgttgaactgagtgagagtgtgttttaTTGCTTATAAATGAAAATTTTCATTGGTCTCATTGCTTTCAAAAATACATAGCCTGACTAGTTTTGTACAGCAATCTATCGGCAGGTCCTGCTGTTCAGTTTCCATTAAGCAGAAATATTGCACTGTGTGCCCCTGAGCATGTCTATATAGTGTGACCCCTCTGACCTCAGATAATAACTGTAAGCAATTCCCTTATACATGTTCTGCCTCAGGTCTTTCAGTCTTTAAAAGAGGGCTGGTGTATTTATCCCTCCTGCTACTCAACCTCTACCACATATGATGTAATCACCATTTTTTTCCTAGGGGTTATTCAAAGGGGCTGGAGCAGTGCTGAAGCCGCAAGGTCTTCTATTGACATATGGGGTGAGTACAAAAGCCATGTTGTCACAAACATGCACTGACCACATTCATGACGTGTTATTATCAAATGTAAACAGAGAAGCGTGCCAATAAATGCTACATAACACATTTTGTTGTTGCCCTCAGCCCTACGCAGTGAATGGTCAGATCACCCCTCAAAGTAATATTGACTTTGACTACAGCCTACGGCAGAGGTAAAGTGTTCTGTGTTTTATCAGTCTTTTTTAATGCTTCATGCAAGTTTATTCTGTTATAAAGAGACTTGGAAGGAATTGAGAGATCACAGTATTTTCTtgtcaaaaaaaagaagacagtaGCATCTGTTTGCCTCGTGAAGTTTCAGGTGTTTTGTCATACATACCATAAATAATGCAAAGGTGACAGTGAGATATATAAAggctgtatttttttaatcttacagGAACTCAGAGTGGGGACTCAGGGATATCTCCCTCCTCAATTCTATAGCACAAAGAAATGGTTTATTCTTGGAGAAAATAGTAAGTGAACATTTAAATATCCAACACCATTTTTATCTTTGAAATGCAGCAAAGATGAGAATGTTACCTGCGTTATGAGAGTACTGTCTCACTAATCTatgatttttaatgttttctttgctAGGTGGACATGCCTGCAAACAACAAGTGTCTTCTGTTCAGGAAGGAGAGCCTGGTGTGAAGTATCCCGTCGTTCCCTCACCTGGGTGCACACCAGTGTTGGAACGTGATACTCAAAACGCCTTAACTTACACTTGAAGCTCGGATACATTGCCAAATTTTCCAGAACTGTTAATGAATCATTTCTCCATATTAATCAGAACTGAAATACTGTAATCTGTGATACACTATATTCTTCTGTATTGCACACTTGAGTAAAAAGGCTCACAGCTATGTTGTCTTTGTACTATATTTACCTTGATACAGCCACCTACTCTGTTTCTTCATTCAGATTGCAGACGGTCAGTGAAACTAAGTATGCAGAAGTGCTTTGCAGAGGGAGATATGAAGAGAGAATACACTGCACGTTAGAGCTTTAAATCATACATAACAACAAAAGAAACCTATACAAAACAGCTATGTAAATGACTAGTATAAAGAGCCGTATAcagaataaacacaaaacaataaaacacataaacacaatataGAGGTAACATACTGTAGGTGTTTGTTTCTTTAGCATCACAAGCTTGTTGATTAACTTATGTGGCTGCTATCATGTTTTTCAGAAACATAGAGAATACATGTCAAAAGAGAGAATATCTATTTCAACTTATGTAAAAAGCACATTTCAGCATTGCTATTAATGGACACACAACACATCTGGAATGTAGTACAACCTGTGTTGTAATGAATATATATTGTACATACGAGTCATTTCTCATAAAGCCATTAACGTACAAAATTTgacatatttttgtcttttgattTAAAGAGTTGTTATTAAATATCAGCTTGTCTTGTTGCAGTTCTGATGCTTATCTTCAGTGCTAAAGGTAAAGGTGACCACAGACGCTATGTGGGCTAACAAGTCCAAGTCCTGGGACTTCTACAATACCTCACAGGTCTTTTTATTCAGAACATCACGCAGCTTCTTCAGTCTGCGCTCAGTTATGGCTCTGACGTAGCTGTCTGATTGGATGATGGCCATGCCCTCTTGAACAACACCCATCACCAGCAATGGGTTTTCCTCCATGGTGATGTTGGGACAGGGACAGCTCCAGTCTATCTTGGCGATAGTCACCTCTAGGTGCTTGGTATTGAAGAAAGTCAAGCCCATCTTTTCATCTCTCAGGACCTCCTCCAAGCTAAAGCGGGCTAACCCCGAGTCCAGATCCTCCACCAGCTCTGTCAGCCGCCCCACAATAGCAAAGTCGCTCCTGCATAAGCTGGGCACCATTTTCCCCTTCACGCGACATGTCTTACAAGGTTTTCTTTTGGCTTGTGGGCAGTTTGCCTCACACTCCTTCTTGGTATGGAAGCTGTTGGCATTCCCATGGCAGCCACCGTAGGCAAAGGCTTGGCACTGTTTGAGGAGGGAATTCCAGGCCCAACGTGGCTCCCAAGATTTGCAGGGGCCCTGAACAGCAGGCAGGGAGCAGATACCCATCCCCTCTCTCTGACAGGACGCCTTGCACTCCTCGTAAGTCTCGAAGCGGTTTCGGCTGTCGTCGCATCCACCATTGCTGAAGGCCATGCAGGAGCCCAGCTTGCTGTCATAATACCAGTCCACATGGCGCTCACCACTGCACACCCTCACGTCCACTTCAGCCAGGCAGTCTGCTGGTGAGAATGGCCGCCCCATGGGCATCTCAGGATCCTCAGAGAAGTCATCATCAGACCGGCGGATGACAGACAGTGGGTAGTCTGCACGGAGAACTCCTGCAGAATTCCGTGCAATGCAGGTGTAGATACCTGTATCCCACACCTGTGCATTGTAAATGACAAGCTGACCGATGTTGGTGATGACCACGTTGCCATACATCTGGTCAGGCCTCATGACCAGCCGTTCACGCCGTTCACTCTGTTTCTCCCATGTCACATCAGGTCTGGGGACTCCAATAACGTCACAGTGGAAGCTGACTGTGCCTCCCACATAGATGGACTGGTGGTGAGGGTTGGAGTACAGTGTGGGCGGCATAGGGTCCTCCTGGGAGGATGTCGGAGTGGGGTTCGCTGTAGTGTCCTGAGGCAGTGGGCTGGTGTGGGGCCCGGCCAGGTAGAAGCGGCAGGTGACCACAGTTAAAGTCACCCCACGGATGCAGGCCTCTGCGTCCATGTAGCAGCGGTTGAAGTAGGTGAGGCCATCTGAGGCACAGGTGAAGTTGGGCTCTTTCTCACACCGGTCCTGGCACTTGCAGATGGGCTGTCCATCCCAGATGTCACAGGTTGCTCCCTGCTGGCTGCAGATGAAGCCCTCACAGGTAGCCGTGGAGGTGGGGGCatcacctcctccctctccacCCTGCCCATCTGGCTGGGCAGGGGTGCCATCAGAGAAACGTGCAGCCACACAGCTGTTGAGACCACACACGTTGGTGCAGCATTTCTCAAAGTCAGCACAGTcctgcacacacaacacagcattTATTAGCagctttaaatgaacaaaaatgaGCTGATGAATATTAATTAAGCATTATTGagaataatataaataataccACCTCATCGATGTTGCATTCTCTCTCACAGGTGCTTTGTGCATCAACCCAGAGATTAGAATTCAGCTTGTTGGGACAAAATCCTTCGTGTGCAACTTTGGATCCTGCCACACTTGCACACAAAGAAAGTTCGGGTAATTCCCAAATGAAGAGCATCAACAAATACGCACGTATCCATCCGATCTTATTCGAGTTGGGTGCATTATGCCAACTTTGATCCCTCACACATCGAGCCTCCAAAAGTTGTAAAGGGATTTCACACATTATTGCTCTTTTGCATGAGTCGCCCACCGAGTAAATCCATTCCTCCCTTAGGTGTTCAAATTCGGACTGTCGGTTTCAAATGGGGTCCGTTTTGTGTGTAAACATTGTGGAAAAGAGCTAAACGTGCGCACAGTGTAGAGTTGTAACAATCCCAAAGACCAAGACGAGCTCCCACGCGCTGGACATTTACTGAGCAAGATATCAGGCAAAAAAAAGCGATTAAAAATGCAGTTGTGTTGCATGAAATAATTGCCTTgataatcaaaaacaaaactctTGCAACAATAGGCAAACTCTCATTCAGGTTCCATTTCCCCCAGCAGCGAAATAAGCGAACGAAACCGcacaatgagagagaaagacgcAACATCAGCCTTTCAGAGTGTGAATGGAGGTGGAAAGGGCAGCCCCTCTGACCGCCCCCATGGTCGTCCAGTGTCTGAAACTCTTATGAAGCAGCACCATGCGCTAAGCAACTGGACAAACATTGTAAAAACATCAAAGCAAAACGTGGGGCCGTGGTGGCAAGCTGTCCCAACAACCGTACGCACGGAGCTACACATTCCGGTGAGAAATCCAACGTTAAATGTGTCCAGACAGAATTTATAGAGGTGTCATTCATAAATGAGGtaatgagctgtttttttccGTTGTTGCAGTTGTAGGTTATATTTTAATCCTTGGTTTTAGAGACATGTCCAGATGTTTTACGCAGTAGAAACTTGTGCGCGTATTAGTTTAGTTGCGCAAACCAAAGAGTAGATTGTAAAAGAAAAAGTGCTGGAGCGCAAGGCTGAAAGCGTGGAAACCAAACACGGGGCGTGTCGCATCATGTCTAGCAAAACATGTTGTTTACGTCCTTCTTGTCTAGACGTCGGTCAATTTAGCACCGTCCCTCATTCACACGGAGCTCAGAGATGCCTCGGTCAGGTGGGAAGGCGTAAAGCGCCACATTTTCAATAGTGTGCGACTCATCTTTGTCCCGGCGCAGCTCCGAGGCGATGAGAAGCAGCACCCCTCATCTTTTCATTGCAAGTGACCCTGCAACCTTTAGCTGACTTTTGACCGCGCTGCATTCATGCGCTGCGGCGACGCGCCGGTTATCCAAAACTGGCCAATACCGAGAGAGCGGCTAATCAATTCAGCACCCCCCACTCACACACGGGTTTTATTGCACTTGGGCACCGGCGGCCCCGAACTGGACAATGGGTACAAAAATATTCCCACAATTCCCCCACAATGACCTTGATAAatgaatggggaaaaaaatcacagcagTATGGCGCACAAGATGATGGAAACACAACCGTGTATAGTTTTACCCTTTATTTGGTTGGGTGTCTGTTTTCAGCGGAGACAAAATCATAACTCATCCCGTATCCAAACCTTTAGACACACAGCTCTGATAGCAACAATCATTATCAAACGTTTATAGTGCTTTAAATGTCGTGTGAGCCCATTGGACTGGTCTCAATACACCACACAAAACAGGCGCCGGTAGGAAAACATGCACCAATTTTTTATGCCCTCCATGACAGTATCACAGACATGTAGCCATGACACTGGGAATGTTTAAGTGTTAATACAGCACATGGTAATCAGAGGTGGAAAGACAACTgagaatttgtatctgaataaAAGTATTTCTGCAGTTTTTTCAGTTATTAAAAGAAATCACCAGTTATctctgatttaaaaaatgattttctgaTTTCCTGTGCCCTTTATGAAGTCTTCAAGTTCATCTGACATTACACTATTCTCCACCATAAAATGACCGACCCCTCCtattatacatacattttatgAGGGTCAGAAAATAAGATAAACTTAGGCAGCAAAAGTACAAAATATCAACGCTtaataaaaatatcacaacaGCAAATGTGCCCAATATCTTTCCACCTCTGATTCTTAAAGTCCCACATATTACcacatggccacagcaaagtCGCAGATGAATATTGTCTTACATTCATAAATACATTGCATATACATAAAATATCCAAAAAGCAATTCAAATTACAAATTCCTGTTAAGAACCGAGACACCGTTGCAGCGCTTTCTAAAGGCAAAACGCCACAACTGAGCAAACAATCTGAGTTTGTACAAGGTTTCCCCATCAGCACCAAGTCATGTTGATGGATTTAAATTGATCATGCGGTCGGTTTAAACCAGTTAGAGCGATGATGCAACTCAGAATATTAGATTTGGGGCAAAAATGGCCTGAGAAAGTCAACAGATGTTCAAACCGATGACTGATGGAGGATAGAGGGTGAATTCATTTGGGCAGAAATTAAAGGGGCACCACTGGAAGTCTTCAAAACAACTTAGCTAGACAAGTTTCTCAGCTTGAGTAGATCTAGACTAAGAATGTTTTCTGATGGATAATGGTcttgttatttttcttaaatCCAGCACAAGTCTGTCTGGGAAACTTGCCATGCTCTTCTCATGACATTCAATATAAGCAAGTCTTGTTTAAAATATAACTAATGTGGGTTTTAAATAAGGAGCGCACCCTAGACGTTGCAAAGGGAGCTTTCCATGGTAGACAAAAGGGCataagacacacaaacaagttGTACACCAAAACAGGTCtcccaaaacattcaaaacaagC from Epinephelus fuscoguttatus linkage group LG3, E.fuscoguttatus.final_Chr_v1 includes:
- the mettl26 gene encoding methyltransferase-like 26; the protein is MLNAAAAERNKEPILAVLRECVNTGRPLQALEISSGTGQHVIHFAQALRNITWQPSEYDRQSLVSIEAYRAHYQPYNVRPAIHLDASLPHQYWGGIQPESLDLVVNINMIHISPMACTEGLFKGAGAVLKPQGLLLTYGPYAVNGQITPQSNIDFDYSLRQRNSEWGLRDISLLNSIAQRNGLFLEKIVDMPANNKCLLFRKESLV
- the wfikkn1 gene encoding WAP, Kazal, immunoglobulin, Kunitz and NTR domain-containing protein, encoding MCEIPLQLLEARCVRDQSWHNAPNSNKIGWIRAYLLMLFIWELPELSLCASVAGSKVAHEGFCPNKLNSNLWVDAQSTCERECNIDEDCADFEKCCTNVCGLNSCVAARFSDGTPAQPDGQGGEGGGDAPTSTATCEGFICSQQGATCDIWDGQPICKCQDRCEKEPNFTCASDGLTYFNRCYMDAEACIRGVTLTVVTCRFYLAGPHTSPLPQDTTANPTPTSSQEDPMPPTLYSNPHHQSIYVGGTVSFHCDVIGVPRPDVTWEKQSERRERLVMRPDQMYGNVVITNIGQLVIYNAQVWDTGIYTCIARNSAGVLRADYPLSVIRRSDDDFSEDPEMPMGRPFSPADCLAEVDVRVCSGERHVDWYYDSKLGSCMAFSNGGCDDSRNRFETYEECKASCQREGMGICSLPAVQGPCKSWEPRWAWNSLLKQCQAFAYGGCHGNANSFHTKKECEANCPQAKRKPCKTCRVKGKMVPSLCRSDFAIVGRLTELVEDLDSGLARFSLEEVLRDEKMGLTFFNTKHLEVTIAKIDWSCPCPNITMEENPLLVMGVVQEGMAIIQSDSYVRAITERRLKKLRDVLNKKTCEVL